The Blastocatellia bacterium genome includes a window with the following:
- a CDS encoding LysR family transcriptional regulator, whose product MELTQIETFRVVAETLNFTRAAERLHLTQSAVSHQIKALEEELGEPLFIRAKRGVKLSQAGKIALEYAGRISEEANALRERFGGRAGTPSGRVRAAAATQAFVHLFAPLFESFMREHRGIEVSFRTTVTTEQTINDILNGVADVGFASLPVYSPNLQVTELFEDELIVVVGRGHRLAANRTVTIEEIGSERMILFERGASIRHATDDFFKRVGIQPKLALESNDTYFIKLMVEHGMGISLLPAWAILDEVSQGKLSRLRIDGHHLRRSVAMVSLGRFQPSPMRAFHAYILRHQEKLQEMARGGMN is encoded by the coding sequence ATGGAGCTGACACAGATTGAGACCTTCCGCGTCGTCGCCGAGACGCTGAACTTCACGCGCGCCGCCGAGCGCCTCCACCTGACGCAGTCTGCCGTCAGCCACCAGATCAAAGCGCTCGAAGAAGAGCTTGGCGAGCCGCTTTTCATCCGCGCCAAGCGCGGCGTCAAGCTGTCGCAGGCCGGCAAGATTGCCCTCGAATATGCCGGGCGCATCTCGGAAGAAGCCAACGCCTTGCGCGAGCGTTTCGGCGGGCGCGCTGGCACACCGAGTGGGCGTGTGCGCGCCGCCGCCGCAACCCAGGCTTTCGTTCACCTGTTCGCGCCGCTGTTCGAGTCTTTCATGCGCGAGCATCGGGGCATCGAAGTCTCGTTCCGCACGACCGTGACCACCGAACAGACAATCAACGACATCCTCAATGGCGTCGCCGACGTGGGCTTCGCGTCGCTGCCGGTCTACTCGCCGAACTTGCAGGTGACCGAGTTATTCGAAGACGAGCTGATCGTCGTCGTCGGGCGCGGTCATCGCCTGGCCGCCAACCGCACAGTGACAATTGAGGAGATCGGCAGCGAGCGCATGATTCTGTTCGAGCGTGGCGCCTCGATCCGCCACGCCACCGACGATTTCTTCAAGCGTGTCGGCATCCAGCCCAAGCTGGCGCTCGAATCAAACGACACATACTTCATCAAGCTGATGGTCGAGCACGGCATGGGGATTTCGCTGCTGCCGGCGTGGGCGATCCTCGACGAAGTATCGCAAGGGAAGCTCTCGCGGCTGCGCATCGACGGCCATCACCTGCGGCGCTCTGTGGCGATGGTGTCGCTGGGCCGCTTCCAGCCGTCGCCGATGCGCGCTTTTCACGCCTACATCCTGCGCCACCAGGAGAAGCTGCAAGAGATGGCGCGCGGCGGCATGAATTGA
- a CDS encoding long-chain-fatty-acid--CoA ligase produces the protein MIVPLNEYDFLKRALVAHAAKEAVICGELRLTYAQFGARVRRWANAMRALGVTKGERVAVLSQNCHRMLEAFFGAPLVGAILMPLNFRLVPDDFEYILNHGGARVVVVEEGLTHLLDPIRDRLETIEHYILARDDEALSDAVSGQWLDYESLIKEATSEPPPAIEIDENEPSALLYTSGTTGRPKGVMLTHRNLYINAINSICEFGVHERDVYLHTLAQFHCNGWGLPYAVTGMGGTHVIIKKFEPAAFFDLVRREQVTFACMPPTMINMALQHALSEDERSQLPQGVRIGTAGSAPPLATIQGAQERFGWRVIQIYGLTETAPFLTVSKVTPAMDDWPEDHKLRVQAKTGYPMIGVDVRVIDDAGRDVAPDSNEVGEVIARANVVMKGYWRQTEATDAVIRDGWFHTGDMALIDSHGFIEVVDRKKDLIISGGENISSIEVEGFLYKHPSVLEAAVVAAPDERWGEVPFAIVVLKSGATASEADLVAFCRENLAHFKCPKRIEFIAALPRTATGKIQKNLLRERFWQDKSKRVG, from the coding sequence GTGATTGTGCCGCTTAATGAGTATGACTTTCTCAAGCGGGCGCTGGTCGCTCACGCTGCGAAAGAGGCCGTGATTTGCGGCGAGCTGCGTCTGACTTACGCGCAGTTCGGCGCGCGCGTCCGCCGCTGGGCGAACGCCATGCGGGCGCTCGGCGTCACGAAAGGCGAGCGCGTCGCTGTGCTCTCACAGAACTGCCACCGCATGCTCGAAGCCTTCTTCGGCGCGCCGCTCGTCGGCGCCATCCTCATGCCGCTGAACTTTCGCCTCGTGCCCGACGATTTCGAGTACATCCTTAATCACGGCGGCGCTCGCGTCGTCGTCGTCGAAGAAGGGCTGACGCACCTGCTCGATCCCATTCGCGACCGCCTTGAAACGATTGAGCATTACATCCTGGCGCGCGACGATGAGGCATTGAGCGATGCGGTGAGCGGCCAGTGGCTCGATTATGAGTCCTTGATTAAGGAGGCAACGAGCGAGCCGCCGCCCGCCATCGAGATTGACGAGAACGAGCCCTCGGCCTTGCTCTACACCTCGGGCACGACGGGCCGCCCGAAGGGCGTGATGCTGACGCACCGCAATCTCTACATCAATGCTATCAACTCGATCTGCGAGTTCGGCGTCCACGAGCGCGATGTCTACCTGCACACGCTGGCGCAGTTTCATTGCAACGGCTGGGGCTTGCCTTATGCGGTCACAGGCATGGGCGGGACACACGTCATCATCAAGAAGTTCGAGCCGGCGGCCTTCTTCGACCTCGTCCGCCGCGAGCAGGTGACCTTCGCCTGCATGCCGCCGACGATGATCAACATGGCGCTACAACACGCGCTGAGCGAAGACGAGCGAAGCCAATTGCCGCAAGGCGTCCGCATCGGCACTGCCGGATCGGCGCCGCCGCTGGCGACGATTCAAGGGGCGCAGGAACGTTTCGGCTGGCGCGTCATTCAGATTTACGGGCTGACCGAAACCGCGCCCTTCCTGACGGTCTCGAAGGTGACGCCGGCGATGGACGACTGGCCCGAAGATCACAAGCTGCGCGTGCAGGCAAAGACCGGCTACCCGATGATTGGCGTTGACGTGCGCGTCATTGATGACGCGGGCCGCGATGTCGCGCCCGACAGCAATGAGGTCGGCGAAGTCATCGCCCGCGCCAACGTCGTGATGAAGGGCTACTGGCGGCAGACGGAAGCCACCGACGCGGTGATCCGTGACGGCTGGTTTCACACGGGCGACATGGCCTTGATCGATAGCCACGGCTTTATCGAAGTCGTAGACCGCAAAAAAGACCTGATCATTTCCGGCGGCGAGAACATTTCGTCCATCGAAGTCGAAGGCTTTCTCTACAAGCACCCCTCGGTGTTGGAAGCGGCAGTCGTCGCCGCGCCTGATGAACGCTGGGGTGAAGTGCCGTTTGCGATTGTCGTGCTGAAGTCCGGGGCCACGGCGAGCGAAGCCGACCTGGTCGCCTTTTGCCGCGAGAATCTGGCGCATTTCAAATGCCCGAAGCGCATTGAGTTCATCGCGGCTCTGCCGCGCACGGCGACCGGTAAGATTCAAAAAAACCTGCTGCGCGAGCGTTTCTGGCAAGACAAGAGCAAGCGCGTCGGCTGA
- a CDS encoding thioesterase family protein, translated as MKNDFRFHHPLRVRFADTDMQGIVFNGNYLTYYDVAWTEYFRALGLTWRDMIGLGADTVLARTTMEFKAPARFDQILEIHTRVSKVGNTSLTFEFEIYAQGDERLIGTASSLYVCIDPQTLKPVRVPDALRSRISEFEGKAFAA; from the coding sequence GTGAAAAACGACTTCCGCTTCCATCACCCGCTGCGTGTGCGCTTCGCCGATACGGACATGCAGGGCATCGTCTTCAACGGCAACTACCTGACCTATTACGACGTCGCCTGGACCGAGTACTTCCGCGCCCTCGGCCTGACCTGGCGAGACATGATTGGGCTCGGCGCAGACACCGTGCTGGCGCGCACCACGATGGAATTCAAAGCGCCGGCGCGCTTCGACCAGATACTCGAAATCCACACACGCGTCTCGAAGGTCGGCAATACCAGCCTCACCTTTGAATTTGAAATTTACGCGCAGGGTGACGAGCGCCTGATTGGCACCGCCTCGTCACTTTACGTCTGCATCGATCCGCAGACGCTCAAGCCTGTGCGCGTGCCCGACGCGCTGCGCTCGCGCATCAGCGAGTTCGAGGGCAAAGCGTTCGCGGCGTAG